Genomic segment of Peribacillus frigoritolerans:
GTATTCGTTTTATGTAATAACTGAGTAGTTTCGAGCGTTATGCCCTGCATTTGGCTCTCTAGTCCTGTCAGCGTCCGGGCCACACTGTCCAGGGTAGTTTGAAGTGATGTCAGTACCTTTGTTAGGAAAATAACAAGTACCAAAAAAGCTATCGCTGCAACAGCAGCACTTACGTATAAAATAATCTCCATTGGAACACCTCCGAAAAAAATCGACTTATTTAATAGCTGTTAGATATTAATTACCCCTTCCCTAATATTATAAACGTATTTATTTTTTCAATATACCCTATCAAACCCTAATCTGGAAATATTGTTGTCTGCATCCAGTTCCTCCGTAAATTCATGGGTCACACTTATGGCAGGAAATCGGGTATGATAGAAAAGATAAGTCGAATTTAAACAATGGAGGTATTTTTTATGAAAGATCCCAGAATTGGTACATTGGCCAAAAACTTAATCAATTATTCCGTGAAGCTTCAAAAAGGTGAAAAAATCTTGATCGAAAACTTTGGATTGCAGCGTGAACTTGTTAACGCACTTGTGAATGAAGCCTATGCAGCAGGTGGTTACCCATTCGTCCTTTTAAAGGATCACCAAGTGGATCGTGCCTTGCTGATGGGTGCCAAAGAAGAACAGTACAAGCTGATGGGTGAGTTTGAAGCAAACGTAATGAACCAGATGGATGCTTATATCGGGCTTCGTGCCGGGGATAATATCAATGAACAATCCGATGTCCCTTCAGAGAAGATGGCGATTCATGGACAGACAGTCGGTAAAGTACATAGAAATATCCGCGTGCCAAAAACAAAATGGGTCGTACTTCGCTACCCGACAAATTCCATGGCCCAATTAGCCAAAATGAGCACAGAAGCATTCGAAGACTTTTATTTCGAAGTCTGCAACCTCGACTATGGCAAAATGAGCGCAGCAATGGACAACCTTGTTGAATTGATGGATAAAACGGATAAGGTCCGCTTGACTGGGCCCGGTACGGACCTAACCTTCTCCATCAAAGACATTAAAGCGATCAAATGTGCGGGTGAGCTGAACATTCCTGACGGTGAAGTATATACGGCTCCGGTTAAGGATTCCATCAATGGAGTGATTTCGTATAATACTCCGTCCCCTTATCAGGGTTTTACTTTTGAAAACGTGAAGTTAACATTCAAGGATGGAAAAATCGTTGAAGCGGTTGCGAATGATACAAAACGCATCAACAAAATTTTTGATACTGATGAAGGCGCACGATATGTCGGTGAATTTGCAATTGGTGTAAATCCTTATATTCTACACCCGATGCAAGATATCCTCTTTGATGAAAAAATTGATGGAAGTTTTCATTTCACTCCCGGACAATGCTACGATGATGCCTTTAACGGAAACCATTCAGACATTCACTGGGACCTGGTCAATATTCAGCGACCTGAATATGGCGGCGGGGAAATCCATTTTGATGACGTCTTGATACGTAAGGACGGACGCTTCGTTTTACCGGAACTGGAAAATTTAAATCCAGAAAATTTAAAATAACGTAAAAACCAATAAAAAAACGACCGACCCTCTACAGCGGGTCGGTCGTTTTTTCATTTTACCTGCAGTGAATGCTCATAGGCTGCTTGGAACTTTTGAATGTCCCCTGCACCCATGAATAACACGACACTGTTTTCATGATTTTGCAATATTGATGTTGTATTCTCCGTAATCAGCTCAGCACCGGGAATCTTATCTTGAAGATCTTCAATCGATAACTTCCCTTGATGTTCACGAGCAGATCCAAAAATTTCACATAAGTATACTTTGTCGGCCAAATTCAAGCTGTCGGCGAATTCATCAAGGAATGCCTGAGTTCTCGAGAAAGTATGCGGCTGGAATACCGCAACAACTTCACGCTCTGGATATTTCTGACGAGCCGAGTCGACAGTTGCAAAGATCTCGGTCGGATGATGTGCATAATCATCAATGATGATCTGACTTCCGATTTCCTTTTCGGAGAACCGGCGTTTAACTCCGCCAAAAGTCCGCAATTGGGCTTTCACAGCTTCCGTATCCAAGTTTTCATATTTACAAAGTGCAATGACACCGAGTGCATTCAACACATTATGCTTTCCAAAAGTAGGAATAATGAATGTATCATAGTAATTGTTCCTTACATGCACATCAAAAGTCGTGCCATCCGGAGTGACGGAAACATTTTTCGCTTGAAAATCATTTCCTTCTGCAAATCCGTAAAAAATAACCGGTACTTTCGCCTGAATATGTGGTAAATGTTCATCATCCCCGCACGCAATGATGCCTTTGTTGACTTGAAGGGCCATCGTTTGGAAAGCCTCGAACACGTCTTCGACATTGGCGAAATAATCAGGATGATCGAAATCGATATTCGTCATGATTGCATAATCCGGATAGTAGGAAAGGAAATGACGGCGATATTCACATGCTTCGAATACGAAGTAATCAGAATTCGCGATTCCTTTACCCGTTCCATCCCCAATCAAGAAGGATGTCGGTTTAGCGCCCCCCATCACATGGGCAAGTAAGCCGGTCGTCGATGTTTTACCATGCGCTCCCGTAACCGCCACGCTGATGAAGTTTTTCATGAAATCACCTAGGAAACGGTGATAACGGATGATCGGCAAATCAAGTTCTTTTGCCTTCACGATTTCCGGATGACTATCCGGAAACGCATTTCCTGCAATGATGGTCATTCCAGGTTGAATATTTTCCTCGTTGAAAGGAAGGATTTTAATCCCGGCTTTTTCTAATGCCAATTGTGTAAAAAATTCTTTTTCGTAATCGGAACCCTGCACTTCAATATTCATATCATGCAGTATTTGTGCAAGAGCACTCATACCCGATCCTTTAATTCCCACAAAATGGTAAGCAGTCATAAAGCGAACCTCCACCAATCGTCTACCTGTATGACAGTATATGACGTCATCTTTTATTTGTTTTTTCATTACGAGACTTGTTAGTAACGCAATTTCTTCATAGGTTTTTCAAGCTTATATTTTCAATCATTCATCAACAAAAAACTATTATATCACTTTTTTATTCATTCATCCATGTCAGGCAGATGCCAATTTATCAAATCATTGGCTTTTACCTTAATTAAGGTGATAAAAAAGGGTTTTCACCCTTTCACATTATATACAATTTCCTTTTATTAGGTTCTCTTAATTAACATGTAAAAATTCCAGTTCTTCTTCCGTAATCAATACATCCCTGGGCCTTGAGCCCCTGGATTCGGAAACTACTCCATGTTGCTCCATCATTTCTATTAGGCGCGCTGCACGGTTGTAACCGACACGGAAGCGCCTTTGGACACTAGATGCAGATGCAGCCTGCTGGCTCACGACAAATTCACATGCCTCGAAAAACAGTTCATCCGCTTCTTCCGTGACCTGGGCCCTGTTCAGCAAGTCTTCCTGCTCGAACAGGTATTTTGGCTGCTGCTCCAGTTTAACATGGTTGACGACTTGGTCGATTTCTTCATCACTCACAAAAGTCCCTTGCAGGCGCACCGTTTTTGAAGAGCCGTTTTCAGCGAATAACATATCTCCTCTTCCCAATAATTTTTCTGCACCGCCGCTATCGATGATCGTACGGGAGTCGACTTGTGAAGAAACCGAAAAAGCGATCCTTGTCGGGATATTTGCCTTGATCAATCCAGTTATGACATCGACTGAAGGTCTTTGAGTGGCTACAATCAAATGGATGCCGCAGGCACGGGCCTTTTGGGCAATCCGGCAAATCGCTTCCTCTACATCAGCCGGGGACATCATCATTAGATCCGCAAGCTCATCGATGATCACCAGGATATAAGGCAGCTTGCTTGAATATTGACCGGCTTTTTCCGCTTGGTCATTAAAGCGGGTGATATCACGGACACCGGCATGTACAAACAATTCATAACGCCGTTCCATCTCCTCTACAGCCCACTTCAACGCAGCCGTAGCGGCTTTTACATCGGTTATGACTGGACTGACCAAATGCGGGATCCGGTTATATGGGGCGAGCTCAACCATTTTCGGATCGATCAATAGCAATTTCAACTCCTGCGGCGTCGCTTTATAAAGCAAGCTTACCAGCATGGTGTTGATACAGACACTTTTCCCCGATCCCGTTTGCCCGGCTATCAAGCCATGCGGCATCTTTCTCAAATCCGTGATGATCGGCTGACCGGATATATCGAGTCCTAAAGCCACAGCAAGCGGTGATTCATGCTCTTGAAACTCAGTACTTTCCAAAACCTCCCGCAAAAATACCGGTTTGCTTTTCCTATTCGGAATCTCGATGCCAATTGTATGTTTACCCGGAATAGGCGCTTCCATCCGCATATCCTGAGCAGCTAGGCTTAATTTGATGTCATCCATCAGGTTCGTCACTTTATTCACCTTCACTCCCGGTTCCGGATGCACCTCGAAACGAGTTACTGCCGGTCCTTGAGTGACATTGACTACCTTTGCACGGACATTGAAATTCTTCAATGTCTCATCAAGTAATAAAGTCTGTTCCTCGAGCCACACATCATCATGCACAGCATAAGTGGGAGGTGTCAGCAATTCGATATTCGGAAACACATAGTATGGATTTTCATTTTCATCCGCTTCCACGGAGCCAAAAACTGCCGGGATTTCGCCCTTACTGCTTTCTGCCGCTGCCTCTGTATAAACTGCTTCTTGATACCCGGTTCCAGAAATGGGGGATTCCTGTTCCAAGAGCGGCTTAGGGTTGGAACCGATGTTGGATTCGACTGTATTTTCAGGCACGGCGACGGTTTCGGAACCAATCTTAGTGTCCGAAAAGGTAGGTGAAATGTCCGGAGTCTGCTCTTTCGGCATAACTCTGCCTTCCTCCGGTTTCCATTCAGGAATGGTGGATGGTTTCGCTTGTCCTGCCTCCATTTGGGCAGCATCATCCATTGGCCGCTTATCAGATGAAACTACTGCCCTTTCCGAATTAAGGCTTTTTTTTTCCGGCATCATTTTATTCATGAAAACATTTTTTTCCCGATCTTGCTTAAGCATCATCACATTAAATGGGATATGTTTTTTCGGACGTTTGTGCTGCACTTCAGGTATTGCCTCAGATGGGTCTTCAGGCATTATCCCTTGACTAACGGATGGTTGATTGGATTGTACAGCAATCTCCCCAGGAACCGATATCGCTTCAGGCGGTGTGTCGTCCGTCTGTTCCATGATGGATACAGCGACTTCGCGTCCAAAATCGACTTCGTCCTGGTCAATAGCCTCTTTTTCCACCGCAGGCTCAATTATGTTAGGCTCGATTACTGCTTGTTCTGGAAGTGTCTCAATGGAATTCCTGCGAAAGAAAGCGGGTATCTCCGAATCTTCCCGTTTTTCTTCCGCTTGTTCCGGTATAAGAACGGATGGTTCTGTCGTCAATTCCTCATGTGACACTTCTTTTGGGATTTCAGGAATCGATACTGGAATCCCGATATCGGGTTCTTCTTTTTTAAGGATAGGCATTTTGCTTTCCAGTTCATATTCGACAATTTCTTCAGAAGCGACTATTTTTTTTTCCGGACGACGGAACCCATAAATGGGTGAAGGGATTTCCGTCGGCCGGAATGGAGTATTTGAAGGGACTATTTTTGAGACTTCCTCCCGTTCGAAGTTTCTCCGTTTTGGTTCAGGATCCCTCACAGGCCTTCTCGTTTCTTTGGCCGCGTTCCCCTGTTTGGGTTCATGATCTTCCCTGTTTCTTTCCCTAGGCTTTCTTTTGTTCTGTTCACGGTCTGGAATGAGCGGAAACTTGAACTGCCCTTTTGGATATTGAAACAGGATTTTCGTATCAGGGTCTGGCGTCTGCGACATTTTTTCCACTTTTTGATTGTAAACCTTTATTTCTTCTTCCTTTGACTTCGAAAGCTTTGAAAAATCCATTTTCCTTAATGTCTCTTCATCAAGCGGTTCATCTATAATAATTTCTTCGATTTCGATAATTTCCTCTGCTTGGAACCATTTTTTCATCTTATTTAGCCATTTCAAAACTATCACTCTTTCTACATCTGTAGTTATGTAACTAATTCTACCAGTTATTTTAAAAATATCGAGAAAATTTAAGCTAAATTGGGATTAGTATCTATTTTTTTGCCGCACTCTTACTAACTAAACGTATTTCGCAGAACTCCTACCCTATTAAACCCCTTCTGGAATGAGTTTAAACCTACCCATCGCGAAATAACATTAGCCCCTAGTCTACTATTTAAATAAAACACCGCTGTTAAATCGCGTTTACAAAGAGATTAAGTTTTCATGCGGAGCAAGAAGCAAACTGGTCAATTCATTGAAGCATCCTTCACGAAACCTCCGGTGGCATCCTGAAACCCATAAAACACCGTTCGTTAATACCGAACGGTGTTTTGTGGGTTTCTGCATTTTTTTACAAACAAATATACCAATGGGACTATTCCCATTCATAAAAATTGCATACAACTTGGGCCACTGATTTGGATGCGATCAAAAGGGCATCTTCATCAATGTCGAATTTAGGATGGTGATTGAAATATGCCTTCTCCACCCCTTTCGGTTTACAGCCAATGTAAAAGAAGCAGCCAGGAATCTTTTCTGCATAATACGAAAAATCCTCTGAACCTGAGAAAACCGGAAATTCCAAAACCTTCTTAATATCTTTGTCTTTCATGCTTTCCAGACTATTTTTCACGAATACAGTCAGTTCAGGGTCATTAAATAACGGAGGATAATCAGGCACATATGTTAGCTC
This window contains:
- a CDS encoding DNA translocase FtsK; the protein is MKWLNKMKKWFQAEEIIEIEEIIIDEPLDEETLRKMDFSKLSKSKEEEIKVYNQKVEKMSQTPDPDTKILFQYPKGQFKFPLIPDREQNKRKPRERNREDHEPKQGNAAKETRRPVRDPEPKRRNFEREEVSKIVPSNTPFRPTEIPSPIYGFRRPEKKIVASEEIVEYELESKMPILKKEEPDIGIPVSIPEIPKEVSHEELTTEPSVLIPEQAEEKREDSEIPAFFRRNSIETLPEQAVIEPNIIEPAVEKEAIDQDEVDFGREVAVSIMEQTDDTPPEAISVPGEIAVQSNQPSVSQGIMPEDPSEAIPEVQHKRPKKHIPFNVMMLKQDREKNVFMNKMMPEKKSLNSERAVVSSDKRPMDDAAQMEAGQAKPSTIPEWKPEEGRVMPKEQTPDISPTFSDTKIGSETVAVPENTVESNIGSNPKPLLEQESPISGTGYQEAVYTEAAAESSKGEIPAVFGSVEADENENPYYVFPNIELLTPPTYAVHDDVWLEEQTLLLDETLKNFNVRAKVVNVTQGPAVTRFEVHPEPGVKVNKVTNLMDDIKLSLAAQDMRMEAPIPGKHTIGIEIPNRKSKPVFLREVLESTEFQEHESPLAVALGLDISGQPIITDLRKMPHGLIAGQTGSGKSVCINTMLVSLLYKATPQELKLLLIDPKMVELAPYNRIPHLVSPVITDVKAATAALKWAVEEMERRYELFVHAGVRDITRFNDQAEKAGQYSSKLPYILVIIDELADLMMMSPADVEEAICRIAQKARACGIHLIVATQRPSVDVITGLIKANIPTRIAFSVSSQVDSRTIIDSGGAEKLLGRGDMLFAENGSSKTVRLQGTFVSDEEIDQVVNHVKLEQQPKYLFEQEDLLNRAQVTEEADELFFEACEFVVSQQAASASSVQRRFRVGYNRAARLIEMMEQHGVVSESRGSRPRDVLITEEELEFLHVN
- the murC gene encoding UDP-N-acetylmuramate--L-alanine ligase; translation: MTAYHFVGIKGSGMSALAQILHDMNIEVQGSDYEKEFFTQLALEKAGIKILPFNEENIQPGMTIIAGNAFPDSHPEIVKAKELDLPIIRYHRFLGDFMKNFISVAVTGAHGKTSTTGLLAHVMGGAKPTSFLIGDGTGKGIANSDYFVFEACEYRRHFLSYYPDYAIMTNIDFDHPDYFANVEDVFEAFQTMALQVNKGIIACGDDEHLPHIQAKVPVIFYGFAEGNDFQAKNVSVTPDGTTFDVHVRNNYYDTFIIPTFGKHNVLNALGVIALCKYENLDTEAVKAQLRTFGGVKRRFSEKEIGSQIIIDDYAHHPTEIFATVDSARQKYPEREVVAVFQPHTFSRTQAFLDEFADSLNLADKVYLCEIFGSAREHQGKLSIEDLQDKIPGAELITENTTSILQNHENSVVLFMGAGDIQKFQAAYEHSLQVK
- a CDS encoding aminopeptidase; this encodes MKDPRIGTLAKNLINYSVKLQKGEKILIENFGLQRELVNALVNEAYAAGGYPFVLLKDHQVDRALLMGAKEEQYKLMGEFEANVMNQMDAYIGLRAGDNINEQSDVPSEKMAIHGQTVGKVHRNIRVPKTKWVVLRYPTNSMAQLAKMSTEAFEDFYFEVCNLDYGKMSAAMDNLVELMDKTDKVRLTGPGTDLTFSIKDIKAIKCAGELNIPDGEVYTAPVKDSINGVISYNTPSPYQGFTFENVKLTFKDGKIVEAVANDTKRINKIFDTDEGARYVGEFAIGVNPYILHPMQDILFDEKIDGSFHFTPGQCYDDAFNGNHSDIHWDLVNIQRPEYGGGEIHFDDVLIRKDGRFVLPELENLNPENLK